A DNA window from Paenibacillus sp. HWE-109 contains the following coding sequences:
- a CDS encoding phosphoadenylyl-sulfate reductase → MNLFEKEAFVSKAAEEFENQSPEAILRLAVDTFSSLTLACSFGAEDVVLVDMLQKISPNVDIFYLDTNVHFDETYETRDRLEKHYGTKFVQVLPKLTLEEQAEKFGDELWKTDANQCCNIRKVDPLTDILKNYDAWITGIRRDQAPTRANAKKVEYDVKFGLIKFNPLASWTTEDVWNYIRENNVIYNPLHDRNFPSIGCTHCTRPVAEGEDPRAGRWASIEKTECGLHK, encoded by the coding sequence ATGAATCTTTTTGAAAAGGAAGCCTTTGTATCGAAAGCTGCGGAAGAATTCGAAAATCAGTCACCGGAAGCTATTTTGAGATTAGCCGTAGATACTTTTTCAAGTTTGACACTTGCTTGCAGCTTCGGCGCTGAAGATGTTGTGCTTGTGGATATGCTGCAAAAAATCAGTCCCAATGTAGATATTTTCTACTTGGATACGAACGTTCATTTTGATGAAACTTATGAAACCAGAGATCGTTTAGAGAAGCATTACGGGACTAAATTCGTGCAAGTACTGCCTAAATTAACGCTTGAGGAGCAAGCGGAGAAATTCGGCGATGAGCTTTGGAAAACAGATGCAAACCAATGCTGTAATATACGTAAAGTGGATCCGCTAACGGATATTCTCAAAAATTATGACGCCTGGATTACTGGTATTCGCCGTGATCAGGCACCAACTCGTGCCAACGCCAAGAAAGTGGAGTATGACGTGAAATTTGGTCTGATCAAATTCAATCCATTAGCTAGCTGGACTACGGAAGACGTATGGAATTACATTCGTGAGAATAATGTTATCTATAATCCATTACATGATCGCAATTTCCCAAGCATCGGTTGCACACACTGTACGCGTCCTGTTGCTGAGGGTGAAGATCCGCGTGCGGGGCGATGGGCAAGTATTGAGAAAACAGAATGTGGACTTCACAAATAA
- the rpsI gene encoding 30S ribosomal protein S9 produces the protein MAQVQYYGTGRRKHSVARVRLIPGEGRIIINKRDLDEYFGLETLKLIVKQPLALTETVGKYDVLVLANGGGISGQAGAIRHGISRALLKADPEYRGSLKKAGFLTRDSRMKERKKYGLKAARRAPQFSKR, from the coding sequence GTGGCACAAGTTCAATATTATGGAACGGGTCGTCGTAAACATTCGGTAGCGCGCGTGCGTTTAATACCGGGTGAAGGACGTATCATTATCAATAAACGTGATCTAGATGAGTATTTCGGTCTAGAAACTTTGAAGCTGATCGTTAAACAACCATTGGCACTTACTGAAACTGTCGGTAAATACGATGTTCTAGTACTTGCAAATGGCGGCGGAATCAGCGGACAAGCTGGCGCAATTCGTCACGGGATTTCCCGTGCATTGCTGAAAGCTGATCCGGAATACCGTGGATCCTTGAAAAAAGCAGGATTCTTAACACGTGATTCCCGTATGAAAGAGCGTAAAAAATATGGATTGAAAGCCGCTCGTCGCGCTCCTCAATTCTCCAAACGTTAA
- the rplM gene encoding 50S ribosomal protein L13 produces MRTTYMAKPNEVERKWFIVDAAGQTLGRLASEVASIIRGKHKPEFTPHVDTGDFVIVINASQIKLTGKKMQNKLYYRHSLYQGGLKVTTAQDLLNSKPDRMIEFAVHGMLPKNRLGDSLKTKLKVYGGEEHPHQAQLPEVWNLRG; encoded by the coding sequence ATGCGCACCACATATATGGCTAAGCCAAATGAAGTAGAGCGTAAATGGTTTATCGTTGACGCTGCAGGCCAAACACTTGGCCGTCTTGCAAGTGAAGTTGCTAGCATTATCCGCGGTAAGCACAAACCGGAGTTCACTCCACACGTAGATACTGGCGATTTTGTTATTGTTATCAATGCTTCACAAATCAAGCTAACTGGTAAGAAAATGCAAAACAAATTGTACTACCGTCACTCCCTATACCAAGGTGGTTTGAAAGTGACTACAGCTCAGGATTTGCTTAACAGCAAGCCTGATCGCATGATTGAATTTGCAGTACATGGTATGCTACCTAAGAACCGTCTTGGCGACAGCTTGAAAACTAAGCTTAAAGTCTACGGTGGAGAAGAGCATCCGCACCAAGCACAACTACCAGAAGTCTGGAATCTTCGCGGTTAA
- the truA gene encoding tRNA pseudouridine(38-40) synthase TruA — protein MRNLRFTISYDGTAYSGYQIQPRADTIQYRLEQAVLLLTGETVKVISSGRTDAGVHAKAQVINFTTNSKIPVERWCLALNARLPRDIVAHTAEEVPPSFHSRKAAKRKTYCYTIRSARFPDVFHRNYEYHHPTHLNVEAMREALPCLLGEHDFTSFCTVRTDKEVKVRTLYEVRMETETDELSATGKVGRIRLIVTGNGFLYNMVRIIAGTLIQIGEGKRPSSDMQRILEAQDRAEAGPTAEAMGLTLWKVEY, from the coding sequence TTGAGAAATCTACGTTTTACCATTAGTTATGATGGTACGGCTTATTCTGGCTATCAGATTCAACCCAGGGCAGACACGATTCAGTATCGGTTAGAACAAGCTGTTCTGTTGTTGACAGGTGAGACGGTGAAAGTCATCTCGTCTGGGCGTACAGATGCCGGTGTACACGCGAAAGCTCAAGTTATTAATTTCACCACGAACTCCAAGATACCCGTGGAACGGTGGTGTTTAGCTCTTAATGCTAGACTACCCAGGGATATTGTTGCACATACCGCGGAAGAAGTCCCTCCTTCCTTTCATTCTCGCAAAGCCGCGAAGCGCAAGACTTACTGCTATACGATTCGCTCGGCGCGCTTCCCTGATGTCTTTCACCGCAACTATGAATACCATCACCCTACGCATTTAAATGTGGAAGCCATGAGAGAGGCGCTCCCTTGTTTGCTAGGAGAGCATGATTTCACTTCGTTTTGTACGGTGAGAACGGATAAGGAAGTTAAGGTGAGAACTCTCTATGAGGTTCGAATGGAGACAGAAACCGATGAGTTGTCAGCAACAGGCAAGGTTGGCAGAATCCGTTTAATAGTGACGGGCAATGGCTTCCTGTATAACATGGTTAGGATCATCGCAGGGACGCTGATTCAGATCGGTGAGGGTAAGAGACCCAGCAGCGATATGCAGCGAATTCTCGAAGCCCAGGACCGCGCAGAGGCGGGCCCTACGGCCGAGGCCATGGGATTAACCTTATGGAAAGTCGAGTATTAA
- the rplQ gene encoding 50S ribosomal protein L17 — translation MNYRKLNRDSSNRKALFRDLVTDLFIHERIQTTEAKAKELRSIAEKLITLAKRGDLHARRQVAAFVRREAANENQDAIQKLFSDLAPRYSERPGGYTRILKLGPRRGDAAPMVYLELVDRA, via the coding sequence ATGAACTACAGGAAGTTGAACCGCGATTCCAGTAATCGTAAAGCATTATTCCGTGATCTGGTAACAGATCTGTTCATACATGAACGCATTCAAACTACAGAAGCAAAAGCAAAAGAACTTCGTTCTATCGCTGAGAAGTTAATCACTCTTGCGAAACGCGGAGATCTGCACGCACGCCGTCAGGTAGCTGCTTTTGTTCGTAGAGAAGCTGCAAACGAGAATCAAGATGCGATTCAAAAACTGTTCTCCGATTTGGCACCTCGTTACTCCGAGCGTCCAGGTGGATACACGCGTATCCTTAAACTGGGTCCACGCCGCGGTGACGCAGCACCAATGGTTTACCTAGAGTTAGTAGATCGCGCATAA
- a CDS encoding DNA-directed RNA polymerase subunit alpha, with product MIEIEKPKIETVALSEDGAYGRFIIEPLERGYGTTLGNSLRRILLSSLPGAAVTSVQIDGVLHEFSTIPGVLEDVTEIILNLKGLSLKIHSDEEKVLEIDAEGEGNITAADIRGDSDVEILNPDLHIATLSPDARLHMRIHAGRGRGYVQSDKNKHEEQPIGVIPIDSIYTPITRVNYSIENTRVGQVTNYDKLTLEVWTDGSIRPEEAVSLGAKILTEHLNLFVGLTDEAKDAEIMVEKEEDKKEKVLEMTIEELDLSVRSYNCLKRAGINTVQELITKTEEDMMKVRNLGRKSLEEVQEKLEELGLGLRTEE from the coding sequence ATGATCGAAATCGAAAAGCCAAAAATAGAAACTGTAGCATTAAGTGAAGATGGCGCTTATGGTAGATTTATCATTGAGCCGTTGGAACGTGGCTATGGTACAACCTTAGGTAACTCACTACGTCGTATCTTACTGTCCTCTTTACCCGGGGCAGCAGTAACCTCTGTCCAAATCGATGGCGTTTTGCATGAGTTTTCAACGATTCCTGGCGTGCTTGAGGATGTAACGGAAATTATCCTCAACCTGAAAGGTCTTTCGTTGAAAATTCACTCCGATGAGGAGAAAGTGCTTGAAATTGATGCTGAAGGAGAAGGCAACATCACGGCGGCTGATATTCGCGGTGATAGCGATGTGGAGATCCTTAACCCGGATCTGCATATTGCTACCTTATCTCCAGACGCGCGTCTTCATATGAGGATTCATGCGGGCAGAGGTCGCGGTTATGTCCAATCGGACAAAAATAAGCATGAAGAGCAACCAATTGGTGTAATTCCGATTGATTCGATCTACACGCCTATTACCCGAGTAAACTACAGTATTGAGAATACTCGCGTCGGCCAAGTGACTAACTATGATAAGTTGACCCTCGAAGTGTGGACCGATGGAAGTATTCGACCAGAAGAAGCAGTGAGCTTGGGTGCCAAAATCTTAACGGAACATTTGAACTTGTTCGTCGGTTTGACGGATGAAGCCAAGGACGCTGAGATTATGGTGGAGAAAGAAGAAGATAAGAAAGAGAAAGTTCTAGAGATGACTATCGAAGAACTTGATCTATCCGTTCGTTCTTATAACTGCCTCAAGCGCGCAGGGATTAACACCGTACAAGAGCTTATTACCAAAACAGAAGAAGACATGATGAAAGTTCGGAACTTAGGTCGCAAATCGCTTGAAGAAGTTCAAGAAAAGCTCGAAGAGCTTGGTTTGGGTCTTCGTACCGAGGAATAG
- the rpsK gene encoding 30S ribosomal protein S11: MAKPKKVVRTKRRDRKNIETGVAHIRSTFNNTIVTITDPHGNAISWASSGNLGFKGSRKSTPYAAQMAAEKAAKAAMEHGLKTVEVMVKGPGAGREAAIRSLQAAGLEVNLIKDVTPVPHNGCRPPKRRRV; the protein is encoded by the coding sequence ATGGCAAAACCTAAAAAAGTCGTCCGTACGAAACGTCGTGACCGGAAAAATATTGAGACTGGTGTGGCACACATCCGTTCAACATTTAACAACACGATCGTAACGATCACGGATCCGCATGGTAACGCAATTTCTTGGGCAAGTTCAGGAAACCTTGGATTCAAAGGTTCCCGTAAAAGTACTCCTTACGCAGCGCAAATGGCAGCTGAAAAAGCAGCTAAAGCAGCTATGGAGCATGGCTTGAAAACTGTTGAAGTTATGGTTAAAGGACCAGGAGCTGGCCGTGAAGCAGCAATCCGCTCTTTGCAAGCAGCAGGTCTTGAAGTAAACCTGATTAAAGACGTGACTCCGGTTCCTCATAATGGCTGCCGTCCTCCAAAACGTCGTCGCGTATAA
- the rpsM gene encoding 30S ribosomal protein S13, producing MARLAGVDLPRDKRVVIALTYIFGIGTTTAQKIIASTGIDGSTRVRDLTEDEVSKIRDVIDKTLKVEGDLRREISLNIKRLIEIGSYRGLRHRRGLPVRGQRTKTNARTRKGPRRTVANKKK from the coding sequence ATGGCACGTTTAGCTGGAGTTGACTTACCTCGTGACAAACGAGTTGTAATCGCGTTGACTTACATTTTCGGTATCGGCACTACAACTGCTCAGAAAATTATCGCTTCGACAGGTATCGACGGCAGTACTCGCGTTCGCGACCTTACGGAAGATGAAGTGAGCAAAATCCGTGATGTAATCGACAAAACCCTTAAAGTAGAAGGCGACCTTCGCCGCGAAATTTCCCTAAACATCAAACGTCTTATCGAAATCGGATCCTACCGTGGTCTTCGTCACCGCCGTGGTCTTCCTGTTCGTGGACAACGTACTAAAACTAATGCTCGTACACGTAAAGGTCCTCGTCGTACGGTAGCTAATAAGAAGAAATAA
- the rpmJ gene encoding 50S ribosomal protein L36: protein MKVRPSVKPICEKCKVIRRKGNVMVICENPKHKQKQG, encoded by the coding sequence ATGAAGGTAAGACCGTCAGTAAAACCGATTTGCGAGAAATGCAAAGTTATTCGCCGTAAAGGTAATGTAATGGTAATTTGTGAAAATCCTAAGCATAAACAAAAACAAGGTTAA
- the infA gene encoding translation initiation factor IF-1 gives MAKEDVIEVEGTVIEPLPNAMFKVELENGHKILAHVSGKIRMHFIRILPGDKVTVELSPYDLTRGRITYRFK, from the coding sequence GTGGCCAAAGAAGATGTAATTGAAGTAGAAGGTACAGTGATTGAACCTCTTCCGAATGCAATGTTTAAAGTTGAATTGGAAAATGGTCATAAAATCCTAGCCCATGTATCCGGAAAAATCAGAATGCATTTTATCCGCATTTTGCCTGGAGATAAGGTTACCGTAGAATTATCGCCTTATGATTTAACACGAGGCCGTATAACCTACCGTTTTAAATAA
- the map gene encoding type I methionyl aminopeptidase, protein MIICKSEVELDLMREAGRIVAETHRLLARAIRPNITTKELDQIAEEFIRSQGAIPSFKGYNGFPGSICASVNEELVHGIPGPRKLVEGDIISIDIGAQYKGYHGDSAWTYPVGEISETAKRLLAVTEESLYRGIAEAKPDTRLYTLSHAIQTCIEDAGFSVVIEYVGHGIGTDLHEEPQIPNYGVPDKGPRLKPGMVLAIEPMVVVGERYVQTLEDDWTVVTSDRTLCAHFEHTIAITAAGYEILTLPRS, encoded by the coding sequence ATGATCATTTGTAAGTCCGAGGTTGAACTAGACCTAATGCGAGAAGCTGGTCGTATCGTAGCCGAAACGCACCGCTTATTGGCAAGGGCGATTCGTCCGAACATTACAACGAAAGAACTTGATCAGATCGCAGAGGAATTCATTCGCAGTCAGGGAGCGATTCCATCTTTTAAAGGCTATAACGGTTTTCCTGGAAGCATTTGTGCTTCAGTCAACGAAGAATTAGTTCATGGTATTCCTGGTCCAAGAAAGCTGGTTGAGGGCGATATTATCAGTATTGATATCGGTGCTCAGTATAAAGGTTATCATGGAGATTCTGCTTGGACTTATCCTGTTGGAGAGATTTCAGAAACGGCCAAACGTTTGTTAGCCGTGACCGAAGAATCCCTATACAGGGGCATAGCAGAGGCTAAACCGGATACTAGACTCTACACGTTGTCGCATGCAATCCAAACTTGTATTGAAGACGCAGGCTTCTCCGTGGTTATAGAGTATGTCGGTCACGGTATCGGAACGGATCTTCACGAAGAACCCCAAATTCCGAACTACGGTGTTCCTGACAAAGGACCTCGTCTCAAACCAGGCATGGTCCTAGCCATTGAACCCATGGTGGTTGTTGGCGAAAGATATGTCCAAACACTCGAAGACGATTGGACGGTTGTCACTTCGGACCGTACGCTGTGTGCTCATTTTGAACATACGATTGCAATTACGGCAGCCGGTTATGAAATATTAACTTTGCCTAGATCGTAG
- a CDS encoding adenylate kinase, giving the protein MNVIFMGPPGAGKGTQAEKIVNEFQIPHISTGDAFRLAMSQGTPLGVEAKGYVDKGLLVPDEITNGIVRERLAQPDCDKGFLLDGFPRTVAQADALAEIVESLGKKIEIVINLSVDRSFLLARLTGRRICKSCGATYHVIFNPPKQDGVCDKCSGELYQRSDDTEEKVGTRLDEYINKTAPLLDYYQKRELLREVNGEQDIHAVTEQISSLLRGLA; this is encoded by the coding sequence TTGAACGTAATTTTTATGGGGCCTCCTGGTGCAGGCAAAGGTACGCAGGCAGAGAAAATCGTTAATGAATTTCAAATTCCTCATATTTCAACTGGAGATGCTTTTCGCTTGGCGATGAGCCAAGGAACACCACTTGGTGTTGAAGCCAAAGGTTATGTGGATAAGGGACTTCTAGTTCCGGATGAAATCACGAACGGTATTGTGAGAGAGCGACTTGCTCAACCAGATTGCGACAAAGGCTTCTTGCTTGACGGGTTCCCGAGAACCGTTGCTCAAGCAGATGCGCTTGCTGAAATCGTTGAATCCTTGGGTAAAAAGATTGAGATTGTTATTAATCTTTCCGTTGATCGCAGTTTCTTGCTTGCTCGACTAACCGGCCGAAGAATTTGTAAATCCTGTGGTGCTACGTATCATGTAATCTTCAACCCACCAAAGCAAGATGGCGTATGCGATAAATGTTCAGGTGAGTTGTACCAACGATCTGATGATACGGAAGAGAAAGTCGGAACACGTTTGGATGAATATATCAACAAAACGGCTCCGCTGCTGGATTACTACCAAAAGAGGGAATTATTGCGTGAGGTTAACGGGGAACAAGACATTCATGCGGTAACCGAACAAATTAGCTCACTGCTACGAGGTCTAGCGTAA